A segment of the Sanyastnella coralliicola genome:
TTTAACCAGAAACCACCAAACACCAATGCTGCTACTGCTGCTGCTATAGCAGCAAAACGAATAGGTTTGACATTTGGTTGGGTATTCAGATGAATAACGGCCTCGTGCTCTTTGGTGTTTGTGTTTTCGGCCGGAAGCTGTTGTTCATCCTTAATCGCTTCCATGATCTTAACTTCCAACCTTGAAGGTGGGGGAGTACCTAATGATTCCGCATATCGTTCAATGCTTTCTTGGAGACGTACCAATTCGGCAGCAATCTCTGGATAGATATGCGACATGCACTCCACCTCCTGCTGCTCTTGCAAAGAAACAGTTCCGAGAACATAATGCTCCAGAATACCTGATGATATGTATGCCTTTACATCCAAAAGAACAATGTTGTAAATACTTTTCTCAATTCGATGACCGCTTTCCTAACCCTTGTCTTCACCGTCCCCAATGGGATGACTAATTCGTCAGAAACCTCTTGTTGCGTATAACCTCGGAAGTAAATGAACTCAATCATCTGTCGGTGTTCAGGTGCTAATTTGTTGACTTCGTCATTGAGTCCGATCACATCTGTATTTTGTGAAGAACGAACCCTTGCTGGATAATCTACGTTTTCCGCATGGGTTTGGATTTTTGCTTTTTGAAGATTCTTTGATTTTCGAAGACGATCAATCGCTGTGTTGCGCGTGATATTTAGCATCCAAGTGAAGATGCTTCCTTTTTGAGGATTGAATTTTTTAATGTTCTTCCAAATCTTGATGAAGGCATCTTGCAAGACATCTTCTGCTTGATCTTCGCTTCCCAAGATTTTTAGAGAAACCCCATAAAGTGTTGCGGAATAGTCTCGATAAAGTTCACCAAATGCGTCCGTATCCCCTTCCTGAATGCGAAAGATTAATTGAGAAAGTTCACGTTTGCTCCGTTCGGTCAATACAGGAAATCACTAAGGTATACCGGGTTGGTCTTGGGTTTGATCAGTTTTTCACTGTCAAGGCCTCTGCGGCTCGATAAATTTTACCAGTGCAATATTAAACATATCGTGTTGAGCGATGAAACTTTTTAGTTGATTGTCAGAAACGTGTTTTGCGAGTACTTAGTGGTTAACATTTGAGAGTAGTCAGGAGTAAATGACTACGAATCCATTGATGACATAGGGGTCAGATGAATAAAGACCATTCCGATGGCATAGTGGGGCTTCGATATTATTAGAAAATTATGAGTTACCTCCATCGACGCTCATCCTTCGAAGATGATAGGCTTACGTGCGAATACCCGATGCACTTTGCTCTGGTTGATTATAACCTCAAAAATTGCAGTTTTAGTAAAGTCAGCTTTTATAATTTGGTGTTCAATGAAGGCAATTGAGTTCATACAAATATGGCACACATATACAAGTGAGTTATCTAAACTACCTAGTTGGGAGGACTTGTGGGATAGTACATCTGGTTGGACAAAAGAGGTGCAGGGTATTGAGAATATTAGTGACTGGCACTGGTCTAACCATTTGAGGTCAGCACTACTCAAGGAGATTCCTGAAGCGGAACTCATATTAAAAACCGAACATCGTAAGATTGACTTCGTAGCTGCTCGAAGTATTAACTCCTTTGTTTGCTCGATGGATGAGGAAAGAAAACACTCGGTTTCTAAAAGAGCACTTCAGTATGGATTTTTAGAAGTCGTGATTGAGTTTGAGAATGACTTTGCGGACTGTTTTCGCGAAATGATTAAGCTTTCCAAGCTCAGGGCAAGACTAAAGGTGTTGGTGGTATACGACTACGACCATAAGCAAGAAGCTGATGACAGACTGCTGGAAATAGTTAGAGATAATTGGCAGAATATAATTACCGAAAGCAAAGGCCATTTAGAGGAGCCCGGGGTGGAGTACCTGCTTGTGGTTGGTCAATTGAGTCAAAAGAACACCAATCCTATTCTCAATTGGAGGTATTTTAGTGATTCAACAGAATTGTACGCTAATCATTAAAAAGCTCTTCATCAGGTAACGTTGCTCCATTGATTTCAGCTAAATGTCTAAATGCTTTGATAATCCTTCTTATTTCTTCATCCTCGCAGTTTAGCACCAAATTTAGTTCATGTACCCATTGAGTTTCATCGGTTAAGTACGAGGTGTGCAGAATGGAGCTTTGTTTATCGACGATACGGATATTCAGGTTACCATTGGAAGCTCTTGTTTCAAGGATGTCAATGATGTTCTCTGCGTTGAATTTGTAATTTGAAATAGGAGCATCTGAATGTAGCTCGACAATAAAAACATCTGCTTGGTTGAATACCCCTTTTGAGATGTGCCATTTCATAGGAGCTTTTGAACCATCAGGTCTTGGAAATGAAGATTGACAGGAATGCAACTTAGAGTTAATGAATACCAAGGTTTCAGATTCTGTTTGTCCTAAAGAAACAGTGCTTGTCAGAGTTAGTCCTAATGATAACAATAAGATAAGGAGCTTTGAAGTCATGCGATGTAGTTGATTATTGCCTAATGGAAAAAGGCATTCCACTCCGCAAGTCTCACTTCGTGGTACCTATTGTTTGTCAATCGATCATAGTATTGACCGTGAAGGTTTTTAGCTGCCACTGGCAATCGAAATCGCATGACATTGTATCCATCAGGTGCTTGGGTGTTGAATTGGAACTGTCTTTTGAAAAATAGATTTTGTTGGTAGGAGGTGACTTCTGGGGGAAACACTCTGTCGTGCTCTGACCGTGTGTCCTGGGGAGGTGGAGTTGGATCGGCGGTGATGGATTTTAGAATCATTTGTTCCCATCGATATTCATAAGGGTTTCTAAGTTTTGTGAATTGACCACCATGAAGCTCGATTCGCTGCGTGGATCCATCAAGAGTGAGGAGTTGGGAGCATATTTGGGAGTATTGATCGGGGGAAATGAT
Coding sequences within it:
- a CDS encoding RNA polymerase sigma factor, which gives rise to MTERSKRELSQLIFRIQEGDTDAFGELYRDYSATLYGVSLKILGSEDQAEDVLQDAFIKIWKNIKKFNPQKGSIFTWMLNITRNTAIDRLRKSKNLQKAKIQTHAENVDYPARVRSSQNTDVIGLNDEVNKLAPEHRQMIEFIYFRGYTQQEVSDELVIPLGTVKTRVRKAVIELRKVFTTLFFWM